In Indicator indicator isolate 239-I01 chromosome 29, UM_Iind_1.1, whole genome shotgun sequence, the following are encoded in one genomic region:
- the C29H17orf67 gene encoding uncharacterized protein C17orf67 homolog, whose protein sequence is MQKLLLLVSFLVLTSTFSASSPILLGKDAKQVLRSRREGRPRKAGFPDEPMREYMLHLQRLEQRSEEQFLEHWLNPYCLPHCNRDLVHPV, encoded by the exons ATGCAGAAGTTACTTCTGCTTGTCTCCTTTTTGGTCCTGACGAGCACTTTTTCAG CCTCTTCACcaattttgcttggaaaagatgcCAAGCAGGTTCTGAGGAGTCGTCGTGAAGGCAGACCGAGGAAAGCTGGTTTCCCTGATGAGCCAATGAGG GAGTATATGCTTCACCTCCAGCGCCTGGAGCAGAGATCAGAAGAACAATTCCTTGAGCACTGGTTGAACCCATATTGTCTCCCACACTGCAACAGGGATTTAGTGCATCCCGTCTAA